From Lysobacter lycopersici:
ATCGCCGCGCTCGAACGCGAGTACAGCGACCTCGAGGAAGTGTGGAAGGCGGAGAAGGCCACGCTACAGTCGGCCACGAAAATCAAGGAGCAGATCGAGGCCGCGCGGCTGGAGCTCGAAGCCGCGCAGCGCAAGCAGGACTTCGCGCGCATGAGCGAGATCCAGTACGGCACGCTGCCGGAGCTGGAAAAGCAGCTCAAGGCCGCGCAGGAGGCCGAGAACAAGGGCTTCACCCTGCTGCAGGACAAGGTCACCGCCGCGGAAATCGCCGAAGTCGTCTCGCGCTGGACTGGCATCCCGGTGTCGAAGATGCTCGAGGGCGAGCGCGAGAAGCTGCTCAAGATGGAAGAGCACATGCACACGCGCGTGGTCGGCCAGGAGGAGGCGATCAAGGTCGTGTCCGATGCCGTGCGCCGCTCGCGCGCCGGGCTCTCCGATCCGAATCGCCCATCGGGTTCGTTCCTGTTCCTCGGCCCGACCGGCGTCGGCAAGACCGAACTGTGCAAGGCGCTGGCCGAATTCCTGTTCGATTCGCCCGATGCGATGGTCCGCATCGACATGAGCGAGTTCATGGAGAAGCACGCGGTCAGCCGCCTGATCGGCGCGCCCCCGGGCTATGTCGGTTACGAAGAGGGTGGCTATCTCACCGAAGCCGTGCGCCGGCGCCCGTACAGCGTGATCCTTCTCGATGAAGTCGAGAAGGCGCACCCGGACGTGTTCAACATCCTGCTGCAGGTGCTCGACGACGGTCGCCTCACCGACGGCCAAGGCCGCACCGTGGATTTCCGCAACACCGTGATCGTGATGACCTCGAACCTCGGTTCGCACCAGATCCAGGAAATGGATGGCGACGATTCGCCCGAGGCCTACGTGCAGATGAAGGCCGCGGTGATGGGCGTGGTGCAGGCGCACTTCCGGCCGGAATTCATCAACCGGCTCGACGACATCGTCGTGTTCCATCCGCTGGACAAGGCGCAGATCAAGCAGATCGCGCGCATCCAGCTCAAGGGGCTGGAGAAGCGGCTGGGCGAACGCGGCATCCGCATCGAACTCACGGACAAGGCGTTCGAACTGCTCGGCAACGTCGGCTTCGATCCGGTGTATGGCGCGCGCCCGCTCAAGCGCGCGATCCAGCAGCAGATCGAGAATCCGTTGGCCTCAGCGATCCTCGCCGGGGACTTCGCTGGCGGCGACACCGTCCACGTCGATGCCGAGGGCGGGAAGCTGGTGTTCCGGCGCTGAGGCATCGGCTTCGACCACCAGCGCGTCCTCCTCGGGCGGCAGTTCCATCGGCTGCTCGCGCGGCGGCAGGCGCCCGGCCTCGACCAGCGCCTGGATGCGCGCGAACACCTCGCCGCGGCCGAACGGCTTCTTCATGAAATCGTCGGCGCCGATGCGGCGCACGTAGAACTGTTCGGTCGCCTGCGCGTTGCCGCTGATCATGATGATCGGGATGGTGCGCGTGGCCTCGTCCTTGCGCAGCGCGCGCAACGCATCGAAGCCGCTCATCGCCGGCAGCACGATGTCGAGGAAGATCAGGTCCGGGCGTTCGGCGCGCGCGAACGCGGTGCCGGTTTCGGCGTCGCCGGCGCCGGCGGTTTCGTAATGGGCCTGGCGCAGCATGCGGCCGAGGGTCGCGACCACCGTCGCCGAGTCGTCGATGATCAGGATGCGCAGGCCCTCGCGCGCATCGATGCGCGTCGCGCGGCGGCGATTGACCAGCGGCGCGCTGCCGGCGGGCGCCGGCGCGGCGGGAACGGGCGTGGCGCCGTCCGCGGCGGGATTCGCGGCATCGGGCGCGGGCACGTTGCGCAGGATGCGCCGGAAGAAATCGAAAGCGGCCACGGCTCCCCCTCGGCTGTGTGGCGTGGCGATTCTATCCCGGCCGGCTTCAGGCCAGCAGCGCCGCGAACGCCGACACCACCGCCGCGACCAGCGCCGCGAGCGACAGGTTGATCAGGCGGAACTTGCGCGAAACGCCGGCGGCGAGGCGATGCGCGAGCCGGGCGAGGCCGTCCAGCACGACGGCATGGTCGGCCCGTGCGACCGCGGCGACGTAGGCGTCCTCCTCCATTGCCGCCACGCTTTCGCTGAACATCAGCGAGTCCGCTTCGCGGCTGGGGTGGCGCGCCAGGGTCGAGGCCATCACCCAGGCCGCGCAGGCGATCGAGACCAGCGACAAGCCCGCCGCGGCGAACATCAGCGTTCGCGGCATTCCCGAATCGCCGACCACGCGCAGGAACTGGCCCTGTTCGCCCAGGCCCGGTGCGAGCAGCACCGCGTTGCTGGTCAGCAGCAGCGAGGCCTTGACCGCGGCGAGGTTGTAGTAGCCGTCGTAGCGGGCGATGGCGGTCTTGAGGAAGTCGTAGCGTTCCTGGAACTGCATGGCGTGCTTCCCGATCCGATCCCTTCCGCGATTCTAATCGGGGTCGCGGCGCCGGAAGCCGGTAAAATCGCCGCATGATTTCCTTCCGCAATTTCGCCCTGCGCCGGGGCGAACGCCTGCTGCTGTCCGACGTCGACCTGGCCCTGCACGCCGGCCATCGCGTGGGCGTGGTCGGCCGCAACGGCGCCGGCAAATCCTCGCTGTTCGCCGCGCTGATGGGCGAAATCGAGCCCGACAAGGGCGATATCGACCTGCCGGGCAAGGCGCGCATCGCCTCGGTCGCGCAGGAAACCCCACACCTGCCGGATCCGGCCATCGACTTCGTGTTGTCCGGGGATGCCGCCGTGCACGCCGCGGTGCAGGCCGAGGCCAATGCCTTCGCCGCCGAGGACTGGGAAGCCGTCGCCGAAGCGCACCACCGTCTGGAAGAACTCAACGGCTACGACGCCTCCGCGCGCGCGGGCAAGCTGCTGCACGGGCTCGGTTTCCCCGCGGATACGCATGCGAAGCCCGTTTCCGATTTCTCTGGCGGCTGGCGCGTGCGCTTGAATGTCGCGCGTGCGCTGATGACGCCGTCGGATCTGTTGCTGCTCGACGAACCCACCAACCACCTCGACCTCGACGCGGTGGTGTGGCTGGAGGAATGGCTGAAGCGCTATCCCGGCACGCTGCTGGTGATCTCGCACGACCGCGAGTTCCTCGACAACGTCACCACGCATACGCTGCACCTGCACGAGGGCAGGGCGAAGCTGTACGCCGGCGGTTACACCGATTTCGAACGCCAGCGCGCCGAACACTTGCGCCTGCAGCAGATCGCGCACGAGAAGGAACAGGCCGAACGCGCGCACCTGCAGAAGTTCATCGACCGCTTCAAGGCCAAGGCCAGCAAGGCGAAGCAGGCGCAGTCGCGGATGAAGCGCCTCGCGAAACTCGCCGGCACCGAGGCGGTGCGCGCCGAACGCGCGCTGCACATCGATTTCCCGGAACCGTTGCGGCTGCCGACGTCCTTGCTCTCGCTGCACGACGCGGATGCGGGGTATCCAGCTGTTGTGGTAGGGGCTTCAGCCCCGCCGGCAATGAGTGAAAGCGTCGCGGCTAAAGCCGCTCCCACAGTGATCCTCCATGGCGTCAACTTCGGCCTCGAGGCCGGCGACCGCATCGGCCTGCTCGGGCCGAACGGCGCGGGCAAGTCGACGCTGGTCAAGACACTCGTCGGCGAACTCGTGACCATGGCGGGCGAACGCAAGGCGCATCCGGACCTGCGCATCGGCTACTTCGCCCAGCACACGGTGGAATCGCTGGTCGCCGGCACCACGCCGCTCGACCACCTGCGCAAGCTCGCGCCCGACGTGCAGAACCAGGAGTTGCGCGATTTCCTCGGCAAGTGGCAGTTCCCCGGCGACCGCGCGTTCGAGGTCATCGACACCTTCAGCGGCGGCGAGAAGGCGCGGCTCGCGCTGGCGCTGATCGCGTATCGCCGCCCGAACCTGCTGCTGCTCGACGAACCGACCAATCACCTCGACCTCGACATGCGCGAAGCGCTGGCCGAGGCGCTCAGCGATTTCGACGGCGCCATCGTCATGGTTTCGCACGACCGGCACCTGATCGGCCTGGTCAGCGACCAGTTCTGGCGCGTGCACGATGGCGTGGTCGAACCCTTCGCCGGCGACCTCGACGAATACGCGGCGTGGCTGCGTTCGCGCCCGGCGACGGGCGAGTCGAAATCCTCGGCGAAGGATGCGTCACCGAAGCGCGAACCGGAATCGTCGAAGCCGCAAGCCGCGGCGGCGCCAAAAGCGAAAATCAATCCGCACAAATTGCAGAAAGCGGAAGCGCGGGTCGCGCGTCTGGAGGAAAAGCTGGCCGAATGCGAGGCGCAGATGACCGATCCCGCGGTGTACGCCGATGCCGGCCGCGTCGCCGACCTCGGCCGCACGCAAATGCAGATCCGTTCCGAACTCGAAGAAGCCGAAGGCGAACTGCTCGCGCTTTACGAGGCCTGAGCCACGGCCTTCGTGCGTCGGTTCGCGAACGCACGCAACGCATGGCCTGCGAGCAGGAAGGCGACTCCCAGTCCGGCGACGTTGAGCAACACGCGCGGCAAACCCAGCGCCGGCACATCGATGAAAGGATAGGGATAGAACCCGCTCGCCGCGCCGCGCGCCAGCGCGTACGCCGCATAGATCGCGGGCCACGCCAGCCACGACCATGGCGCGCTGGCGGCGATGCGATTTCGCGGCGGAAACGCGATCCACCACAGCAATGCCGCCGTCGGCACGGCGTAATGCAGGAGGATGTTCGCCAGCGAATGCGGCCCCGGCGGGATGTCCTCGCCGCGCAACAGCAGGTGGTAACCGAGGCCGACCAGCGCGATCGCGGTCACCGCGCAGCCGCGCCAGCGCAGCTCGATGCCGCCATCGGCACGCATCGCGGCGAACGTCGCGACCGTCGCCACCAGCAAGTTGGTGAGTACGGTGAAGTAGGCGAGAAACATCGACAGCCCGCGCAACATGCCGCGATCGCTGCCGAGCGAGAGGAACAGCTGCAGCAGCAGCGCCGCCCATGCCAGCACGGCAAGCAAGACGGCGGCCGTGCGAGCGTGCACGGCATCAGTCCTTCAGGAAGTATTCGATCGTCGTCACCACGCGCACGTTCTTGATGAACGGGCTGGTCTGGTCGCGGTCGCTGATGTCGATCGCGCCCTGGTTGGCGGTGCGGATGCCGGCCACGGTGGAACCCGAATCCTTGGCGAACTGCTCGGCGGCCTTGCGCGCATTCGCCGTGGCTTCGGCGATCAGCGCCGGCTTGATCGATTGCAGCGCCTGGAAGTCGTACTGCGGGTCGCTGCCTTCGGTGATCAGGACGCCGGCGTTGAGCAGTTCGCCGCTGCGCGAAATCACCGGCAAGGCCTGCTTCACCTTTTCGGTGCGCAGGGTCACGCTGGACGTCGCGCGGTAGCGTTCCGGCGGGCGGTCGCTGCCGTAACTGTAGGCCCAGCGATCTTCCACGCGCGTCGGCGAGGTGGTGATTTCGTTCGCGCCGAAGCCGGCCTTGGTCAGGAAGTCGCGCACGATGCCGGCATTGCGGGTAATCCCCGCCTGCACAGTGGCGAGGTCGTTGCCGTTGACGGTGAAGGTGATCGGCCACACCGCGAGGTCGGCGTCGACCAGCTTTTCCGCCGAACCCTTGACCGTGACGTAGCGGTCGGCGGTGCGCAGTTTCGACATGCCCTGCGCGGCGAACCAGCCGGCGCCGAGCAGGCCGAGCGCGACGAGCAGGGCGGCGATGACGGAACGCGGGCTGGTCGACATGGCGGTTCTCGTGCAGTGGGATTGCCCGACCTTAACGCGTTCGGCTTGAACGTGCGGCCAGTGGCCCCAGAATGGCGGGATTCCAGACGCTGCGACGCCGATGCCGATCTACGCCTTCGCCTGCAACAACTGCGGCCACCTGTTCGACAAGCTGCAGAAGCTGTCCGACGCCGACCCCGACACCTGCCCGGCCTGCGGCGCGCAAGGCACCGTGCATCGGCGCCTGACCGCGCCGCAGTTCCGCCTCGCCGGCGGCGGCTGGTACGAGACCGATTTCAAGAAGGACGGCAAGCGCAACCTCGCCGGCGATGGCGGGGATGCGAAGCCCGCCGAGGCCAAGCCGGATGCGGCATCGGCCGCCAAACCCAAGGCCGACAAGCCGGCCGAAGCGCCCAAGCCCGCGTCGAAACCGGCATCCGGCGACGCGGGCTGAGAACGCGCCTCAGCGCGCGCCGAACAGGCCGCGACAGCCGTTCTGCACCGTGATCCTGCCGTTCGCGTACCACCAGTTGCCGCCTTCGCGGCAAGGCGTGGACGAGAGCTGGCGTTGCAGGTAGGGCCGTCCGTACATGGCGTTCCAGGCGCACGACGTCGGGCGATTCGAGGTGCTGGAACAGCTCACGTTGTAACCGCTCCCCGCGCCCGTCCCGACCAGGAACACGCCGCGGCAACCACGGTTCACCCAAATCGCGTCCCCGCGCGTGCCCCAGTTGGAATCGCGGATGCAGCGGGTGTCGGACAGCTGTCGCTGCAGGGCCACGTTGCCGAAACCGCCCGCCGCGCATTCGCGGTAACGGTTATCGGTGCTTTCGCAACGGACCTCGTGGGTGACGCCGCTCCAGGCACCGGCGGCGAATTCGCCTCGGCAGCCGTTCATTACCGTGACCTGGCCGCGGCCCGAATAGTAGCTCTGGCCTTCGATGCAGCGCGTGTCCGACAGTTGCCGAACCAGTTGCGAGCGCACCTGCCATGGCGTATTGCAGGTGCGGGTGCGGTTATCGGTGCTCTCGCAACGCACGGTGTTCCCGGAACCGGGCGGCGGCCAGCCGCCGTTGTTGCCGGCGAGCGATTGCGCGATGTCCTGCCTCACCCGGCTGTAGGTCCAGCGCGACAGCCGCACCTGGTCGAGGTAGAAGCGCAGCTGGTCGGCGGGAATGCGGCGGCCGCCGGATTGTTCCGAATATTCGAGCGAGATCACCCGGGTCTGCTCCGCCGTGGTCAAGGTCCACAACTGTTCCGGCGCATAGGCGCGGGTAGCGGGTTGGGCATGCGCTGGCGGCAGGATCGCTGACGTGGCGAGCCCGAAGGCGAGGACGACGAACGCGGCGAACAGCGACGGACGATGCATGGCGATCCCCTTCGGAAGCTTGTTGTTCACGGCCAAAGGCATCCCCGGCCCGCCGTTCGGGGCAAATTAGGCCCCGGCACCGTTAAAATGGCGTGTCCGCGGCGCCCGCGATCCGCGCCGCGCGCCCCTTCCCCGGAGTCCTGATGCGTACCCATTTCTGCGGCCTCGTCGACGAGGCCCTGGTCGGCCAGACCGTCACCCTGTGCGGATGGGCCGATGTCGCCCGCAACATGGGCCATTTCGTCTTCATCGACCTGCGCGACCACGAGGGCATCGTGCAGGTGGTGGCCGAGCCGTCGGACGGCGACGGCGGTCGCGACGTGGTCGAAGCCGCGGCGAAGGTGGGCTACGAGGACTGCCTGCGCATCACCGGCACCGTGCGTCGCCGCCAGAACCCGAACCCAAAGATCCATACCGGCCAGGTCGAAGTCGTCGCCGAAAAGATCGAAGTCCTCAACAAGGCCGAGCCGCTGCCGTTCCACGCGCACGAGAACCCGGGCGAGGACATCCGCCTCAAGTACCGCTACCTCGACCTGCGCACGCCGGACATGCAGCGCAAGATGCGCACGCGCACGAAACTGGTCAGCGCCTTGCGCGCGTGGCTGGACGCGCGCGGCTTCCAGGACATCGAGACGCCGATCCTGACCAAGGCCACGCCCGAGGGCGCGCGCGACTTCCTGGTGCCGGCACGCATGCACGAAGGCGAGTTCTACGCGCTGCCGCAGTCGCCGCAGTTGTTCAAGCAGATCCTGATGATGGCGGGCTTCGACCGCTACTACCAGATCGCGCGCTGCTTCCGCGACGAAGCCCTGCGCGCCGACCGCCAGCTCGAATTCACCCAGCTCGACATGGAATTCGCGTGGGTCGACGAGAAGATCGTGCAGGACACGGTCGAGGCGATGGTCCGCGACGTGTTCCGCGAAGTGATGGGAGTCGAGCTCGATGCGACTTTCCCGCGCATGACCTGGGCCGAGGCGATGCGCCGCTACGGCTCGGACAAGCCGGACCTGCGCATCGGCCTGGAACTCGTCGATGTCGCCGAACTGGTGAAGAACTGCGAATTCGCGGCGTTCACCGCCGCCGCGAACGACCCGGACGGCCGCGTCGCCGCGCTGCGCATCCCCGGCGGCGCGTCGCTCTCGCGCAAGCAGATCGACGAATACGCCGCGCACGCCGCGAAGTTCGGCGCCAAGGGCCTGGCCTACGCGAAGATCGACGACGCTGGCGCGGTGAATTCGCCGATCCAGAAATTCTTCGCCGAGGACGCGTTCAAGGCGCTGCTCGACGCGGTCGGCCTGCGCAACGGCGACATCGCCTTTTTCGGCGCGGGCAACTACAAGACCGTCAGTGATTCCATGGGCGCGCTACGGCTCAAGGCCGGCAAGGACTTCAACCTCGTGCAGGACGGCTGGAAGCCGCTCTGGATCACCGATTTCCCGATGTTCGAATGGGACGACGAGGAGCAGCGCTACGTCGCGCTGCACCATCCCTTCACCGCGCCCGCGGTCGATTCCATCGCCGACCTGCGCACGAACGCGAAGACCGCGGTTTCACGCGGCTACGACATGGTGCTCAACGGCAACGAGATCGGAGGCGGTTCGATCCGCATCCACAACTCGGCCATGCAGAGCGCGGTGTTCGAACTGCTCGGCATCGGCGCGGAGGAAGCGGAGGGCAAGTTCGGCTTCCTGCTCGACGCACTCAAGTACGGCGCGCCGCCGCACGGCGGCATCGCCTTCGGCATCGACCGCATCGCCGCGCTGATGGCCGGAACCGAGTCGATCCGCGACGTCATCGCGTTCCCCAAGACCACCACCGCGCAATGCCTGATGACCGGCGCGCCATCGCCGGTGCCGGACAAGCAATTGGCCGAGGTGCATGTGCAGGTGCGCGAGAAGGGTGCGGACAAGGCGTGACCGCCACCATCCGCCGCGCGGTGCCCGACGACGTCGCCGTGCTGGTGGAGTTGGGCACGTCCACCTTCGTCGAGACCTTCGGCCATCTGTATTCGGCAGCGGATCTGCAGGCCTTCCTCGGCGAAAGCCATTCGCCGGATGCGTATGCGAAGACGCTGGCGAATCCGGATTACGCGCTATGGATCGCCGAACGCGACGGCAACGCGATCGGTTACGCGCAGGCCGGGCCATGCGGATTGCCGCACGCGGACGTGCGTCACGGCGACGGCGAACTGAAGCGTCTCTACCTGCGCCAGTCCGAACAGAACGGCGGCGTCGGTCGCGCGCTGATGGATGCGGCGATGCAATGGTTGGAGCGCGACGGCCCGCGCCCGCTATGGATCAGCGTGTGGTCGGAGAACCACGGCGCGCAGCGCTTCTACGCGCGCCACGGTTTCGAATTTGCCGGCGAATACGAATTCCCCGTGGGCGAACAGCGCGACCGCGAATTCATGTTCCGGCGCCTGCCGCGCGATGCATGATCGAATCGGCCGCGAACGAGCCCGTCCTGCTGGTGCATGGCTTGTGGATGCGCGGCATCACCATGCGCTGGCTGGCCACGCGCCTGCGCAGCCGCGGTTTCGAGCCGCGCACCTTCGAATATTTCAGCCTGCTGCAGGACACCGATGCGGTGGTCTCGCGCCTCGCCGACGCGCTGCGCGAGCGCCCGCGCACGCACGTACTCGCGCACAGCCTCGGCGGCCTGCTCGCGTTGCGCGCGGCGGAACACGCCGGCGCGGACGGGATCGGCCGCATCGTCTGCCTTGGCTCGCCGCTGGCCGGAAGCAGCGCCGCCGCGAGCATCGCGGCGAAGTTGCCGGCCGGGGCGCAACTGGTCGGGCACAATCGCGCGCTGCTTGAATCCGGCGTGGACCATGTTCCCGAGGGCATCGAGGTCGGCGCCATCGCCGGCTGCGTGCCGCACGGACTGGGCGGTTTCGTCGCGCACTTCGACGGTGAACACGACGGCAGCGTGGCGGTGGCCGAAACCCGCTTGCCCGGCCTCGCCGACCACGTCGTGCTGCGCGCCAGCCACAGCGGCCTGCTGTTCTCGGACCCGGCCGTTCGCCAGGCGGTGGCATTCCTGCGCGAGGGTCACTTCGACCGCGATTTCGAGTCCGGCGTCGAATCCCGGGTCGTATAATCCGCCCCTTCCGGGGACATTGACGAAAAACGCATGGGACGCGGTCCTTCCATCGAAGCGCGCAAGAACGCGGTCGACGCGCAGCGCGGCAAGATCTTCACCAAGGTGATCCGCGAGATCTCGGTCGCGGCGCGCGCCGGCGGCGGCGATCCGGCGGGCAACCCGCGCTTGCGCAGCGCCATCGACAAGGGCCTCGCGGTGAACATGTCCAAGGACGTGATCGAGCGCGCGATCAAGAAGGCCACCGGCGAACTCGAAGGCGTGACCTACGAGGAAATCCGCTACGAAGGCTACGCGCCCGGCGGCGTCGCGGTGATCGTCGACTGCCTCACCGACAACAAGGTCCGCACCGTCGCCGACGTGCGCCACGCGTTCACCAAGTTCGGCGGCAACATGGGTACCGAAGGCTCGGTCGCGTTCATGTTCAAGAAGCTCGGCGTGCTCAGTTACGACGCCGGCGCGGACGAGGACAAGATCACCGAAGCCGCGATCGAGGCCGGTGCCGACGACGTGGTGGTGTATCCGGAAGACGGCGCGATCGACGTGCTCACCTCGCCCGAGGCCTTCGCCGAAGTGAAATCGGCGATGGAAGCCGCGGGCCTCGCGCCGGGTTTCGCCGAAGTCACGATGCGCGCCGACAACGATTCCCCGGTCGATGGCGAAACCGCCGAGCAGGTGCAGAAGCTGCTCGCGTGGCTCGAAGACATGGACGACGTGCAGAACGTGTATTCCAACGCCGAACCCGGGGACGGCGCCTCCGCGTAATCGCGCAGGCAGCCCATCATGACCAGGATCCTGGGGATCGACCCCGGCTCGCAACGCACCGGCGTCGGCATCATCGATGTCGCGCCGGATGGTTCGATGCGCCATGTC
This genomic window contains:
- a CDS encoding response regulator, with amino-acid sequence MAAFDFFRRILRNVPAPDAANPAADGATPVPAAPAPAGSAPLVNRRRATRIDAREGLRILIIDDSATVVATLGRMLRQAHYETAGAGDAETGTAFARAERPDLIFLDIVLPAMSGFDALRALRKDEATRTIPIIMISGNAQATEQFYVRRIGADDFMKKPFGRGEVFARIQALVEAGRLPPREQPMELPPEEDALVVEADASAPEHQLPALGIDVDGVAASEVPGEDR
- a CDS encoding Pycsar system effector family protein; translated protein: MQFQERYDFLKTAIARYDGYYNLAAVKASLLLTSNAVLLAPGLGEQGQFLRVVGDSGMPRTLMFAAAGLSLVSIACAAWVMASTLARHPSREADSLMFSESVAAMEEDAYVAAVARADHAVVLDGLARLAHRLAAGVSRKFRLINLSLAALVAAVVSAFAALLA
- a CDS encoding ABC transporter C-terminal domain-containing protein → MQKAEARVARLEEKLAECEAQMTDPAVYADAGRVADLGRTQMQIRSELEEAEGELLALYEA
- a CDS encoding Pr6Pr family membrane protein gives rise to the protein MHARTAAVLLAVLAWAALLLQLFLSLGSDRGMLRGLSMFLAYFTVLTNLLVATVATFAAMRADGGIELRWRGCAVTAIALVGLGYHLLLRGEDIPPGPHSLANILLHYAVPTAALLWWIAFPPRNRIAASAPWSWLAWPAIYAAYALARGAASGFYPYPFIDVPALGLPRVLLNVAGLGVAFLLAGHALRAFANRRTKAVAQAS
- a CDS encoding SIMPL domain-containing protein, yielding MSTSPRSVIAALLVALGLLGAGWFAAQGMSKLRTADRYVTVKGSAEKLVDADLAVWPITFTVNGNDLATVQAGITRNAGIVRDFLTKAGFGANEITTSPTRVEDRWAYSYGSDRPPERYRATSSVTLRTEKVKQALPVISRSGELLNAGVLITEGSDPQYDFQALQSIKPALIAEATANARKAAEQFAKDSGSTVAGIRTANQGAIDISDRDQTSPFIKNVRVVTTIEYFLKD
- a CDS encoding FmdB family zinc ribbon protein: MPIYAFACNNCGHLFDKLQKLSDADPDTCPACGAQGTVHRRLTAPQFRLAGGGWYETDFKKDGKRNLAGDGGDAKPAEAKPDAASAAKPKADKPAEAPKPASKPASGDAG
- a CDS encoding DUF3011 domain-containing protein, which gives rise to MHRPSLFAAFVVLAFGLATSAILPPAHAQPATRAYAPEQLWTLTTAEQTRVISLEYSEQSGGRRIPADQLRFYLDQVRLSRWTYSRVRQDIAQSLAGNNGGWPPPGSGNTVRCESTDNRTRTCNTPWQVRSQLVRQLSDTRCIEGQSYYSGRGQVTVMNGCRGEFAAGAWSGVTHEVRCESTDNRYRECAAGGFGNVALQRQLSDTRCIRDSNWGTRGDAIWVNRGCRGVFLVGTGAGSGYNVSCSSTSNRPTSCAWNAMYGRPYLQRQLSSTPCREGGNWWYANGRITVQNGCRGLFGAR
- the aspS gene encoding aspartate--tRNA ligase, whose amino-acid sequence is MRTHFCGLVDEALVGQTVTLCGWADVARNMGHFVFIDLRDHEGIVQVVAEPSDGDGGRDVVEAAAKVGYEDCLRITGTVRRRQNPNPKIHTGQVEVVAEKIEVLNKAEPLPFHAHENPGEDIRLKYRYLDLRTPDMQRKMRTRTKLVSALRAWLDARGFQDIETPILTKATPEGARDFLVPARMHEGEFYALPQSPQLFKQILMMAGFDRYYQIARCFRDEALRADRQLEFTQLDMEFAWVDEKIVQDTVEAMVRDVFREVMGVELDATFPRMTWAEAMRRYGSDKPDLRIGLELVDVAELVKNCEFAAFTAAANDPDGRVAALRIPGGASLSRKQIDEYAAHAAKFGAKGLAYAKIDDAGAVNSPIQKFFAEDAFKALLDAVGLRNGDIAFFGAGNYKTVSDSMGALRLKAGKDFNLVQDGWKPLWITDFPMFEWDDEEQRYVALHHPFTAPAVDSIADLRTNAKTAVSRGYDMVLNGNEIGGGSIRIHNSAMQSAVFELLGIGAEEAEGKFGFLLDALKYGAPPHGGIAFGIDRIAALMAGTESIRDVIAFPKTTTAQCLMTGAPSPVPDKQLAEVHVQVREKGADKA
- a CDS encoding GNAT family N-acetyltransferase, with amino-acid sequence MTATIRRAVPDDVAVLVELGTSTFVETFGHLYSAADLQAFLGESHSPDAYAKTLANPDYALWIAERDGNAIGYAQAGPCGLPHADVRHGDGELKRLYLRQSEQNGGVGRALMDAAMQWLERDGPRPLWISVWSENHGAQRFYARHGFEFAGEYEFPVGEQRDREFMFRRLPRDA
- a CDS encoding esterase/lipase family protein, which gives rise to MIESAANEPVLLVHGLWMRGITMRWLATRLRSRGFEPRTFEYFSLLQDTDAVVSRLADALRERPRTHVLAHSLGGLLALRAAEHAGADGIGRIVCLGSPLAGSSAAASIAAKLPAGAQLVGHNRALLESGVDHVPEGIEVGAIAGCVPHGLGGFVAHFDGEHDGSVAVAETRLPGLADHVVLRASHSGLLFSDPAVRQAVAFLREGHFDRDFESGVESRVV
- a CDS encoding YebC/PmpR family DNA-binding transcriptional regulator, with product MGRGPSIEARKNAVDAQRGKIFTKVIREISVAARAGGGDPAGNPRLRSAIDKGLAVNMSKDVIERAIKKATGELEGVTYEEIRYEGYAPGGVAVIVDCLTDNKVRTVADVRHAFTKFGGNMGTEGSVAFMFKKLGVLSYDAGADEDKITEAAIEAGADDVVVYPEDGAIDVLTSPEAFAEVKSAMEAAGLAPGFAEVTMRADNDSPVDGETAEQVQKLLAWLEDMDDVQNVYSNAEPGDGASA